A single genomic interval of Pomacea canaliculata isolate SZHN2017 linkage group LG5, ASM307304v1, whole genome shotgun sequence harbors:
- the LOC112565002 gene encoding putative inhibitor of apoptosis, whose protein sequence is MTVSKRLKTIMQDMPAHIYSMSDDVVEDSFGDGLGGEERDDVCVDAPCELHREQTRLDSFRHWPVWAHADPRDLAKHGFFYLNVDDQVQCVFCGLCVGGWKEHQDVYFVHWFRARHFCPLIKGEHVNNIPIDNEYTTARGEDLHVTKTGTTQPRDTFHLDRTATTLISPDIHRHPENSGYRCPANEVPHRASVSRVWSDIVKTAHCPSMAAFQARLNTFTRWPLLRPTPRELARAGLYHSPSDDQSVDSVKCFWCGERLHRWRPSDDALVEHARLSPHCRFVRRVLGDRCHDDIVRAAHGTETTRQTGTERLTTESTPSSELSINRRKSWAADCLLQMGFPADVVIDLVSQYPLELNVNTLCSLVLQMTEGDENSSPSEVREPQLHPGTSQGPASTTQTPSSEKTTLRREERTPLAPSALPGVGVGRLTNDKVTCKVCAEAEVRVTFVPCGHLITCWQCSQKVSLCPICSAFIADRVVTYLS, encoded by the exons ATGACTGTTTCAAAAAGATTGAAGACGATAATGCAGGATATGCCTGCGCACATCTACAGCATGAGCGACGATGTTGTCGAAGATTCTTTCGGCGACGGCTTGGGAGGTGAGGAGAGGgatgatgtttgtgttgatgcCCCCTGTGAACTACACCGCGAGCAGACGAGACTCGACTCCTTCCGGCACTGGCCTGTGTGGGCCCATGCAGATCCCAGGGACCTGGCGAAACATGGCTTCTTCTACCTCAACGTGGACGACCAGGTGCAGTGTGTCTTCTGTGGactgtgtgtggggggatggAAGGAACATCAGGATGTTTACTTTGTGCACTGGTTTAGGGCTCGACATTTCTGCCCCTTGATCAAAGGAGAGCATGTAAATAACATACCGATAGACAACGAGTATACAACAGCCCGAGGTGAGGATTTACATGTCACAAAGACCGGCACCACGCAGCCACGAGACACGTTTCACCTGGACCGGACTGCCACAACATTAATAAGCCCAGACATTCATCGTCATCCTGAGAACAGTGGTTATCGGTGTCCAGCCAACGAAGTGCCACACAGAGCAAGTGTTAGCCGCGTGTGGAGTGATATTGTCAAGACTGCTCACTGTCCAAGCATGGCTGCCTTCCAGGCTCGTCTGAACACGTTCACACGGTGGCCTCTACTGCGACCCACGCCCAGGGAGCTGGCCAGAGCCGGGCTGTACCACTCGCCCTCCGACGATCAGTCGGTCGACTCGGTCAAGTGCTTCTGGTGCGGCGAGCGGCTGCATCGCTGGCGACCCTCGGATGACGCGCTCGTCGAGCACGCGCGCCTGTCACCTCACTGTCGCTTTGTCAGGCGCGTGCTGGGGGACAGGTGTCATGACGACATCGTCAGAGCTGCTCATGGGACTGAGACAACAAG acaAACAGGAACTGAACGACTGACCACAGAGTCAACGCCGAGTTCTGAATTAAGCATCAACAGGAGGAAATCATGGGCGGCAGACTGTCTTCTTCAGATGGGCTTCCCTGCTGATGTGGTCATAGACCTTGTCTCACAGTACCCACTGGAGCTTAATGTGAACACCCTGTGCAGCCTCGTTCTTCAGATGACGGAGGGCGACGAGAACTCCTCGCCATCAGAGGTACGCGAGCCGCAGTTGCATCCGGGCACCAGTCAAGGACCAGCTTCGACGACGCAAACGCCATCTAGCGAAAAGACGACACTGAGGAGGGAGGAAAGGACCCCACTGGCGCCCTCAGCTCTCccgggtgtgggtgtggggcGACTGACCAACGACAAGGTTACATGCAAAGTGTGCGCCGAGGCTGAGGTGAGGGTGACTTTTGTTCCTTGCGGTCACCTCATTACCTGCTGGCAGTGCTCTCAGAAGGTCTCTCTTTGCCCCATCTGCTCCGCCTTCATTGCCGACAGGGTCGTGACCTATCTGTCGTGA
- the LOC112564844 gene encoding uncharacterized protein LOC112564844, with protein sequence MAALLQGASVVLTVKERSTFSFRGMSQSDVFLHLLYFMYLLLRLSVALVVVMDTMNGSQILLGTWPEYDKEEGKELDKSLRNHVGGKPMEEGGEECTQGVKKQLESIASRSSLEKTTRSQQNGDNLPTTSGDFLVDSDVVNDGIARCRTSSGGQRGQDGQALSTLLPPGVRWLSRAGLYLTLASSGSGTKRAQGAVAGPLPIFGHCVVSIALDYSGFFLYTAGVVALLAAGLGIIFPRWLRTPWARDVIRPDGDTNDRRQTALDARASHLCTGHCKTLSKIVCLLMTIVIGVVHVLRMSSTASSTCLTASSITCPPERSKGHLHSRTPLDAECCMSILPLPPVTSCFLQSLSAATLCAYASSWILANLVSDLTRRQLKKASGLFASLLYLCCLSTTWSRETEAVSGNVMTKEGQSNVTVRITDGYNQPASPNNQPVLNSSSTLNIVLSFLDSGLATLILLATSVILPLSLSLISQYPALRQMFQKTREALKERQHVKCKSHSANNEKKGEHRSRFVFFNLLQAIAMLVSFCGLGLVLVAFTLPWVTVITKAAPGFSSVVHHLRSLSTQLEGNMAAMDALFKLPICSRDKVRILSSELTQSHKSMAGIRVEEIASYCQSYVCKNTSHTVSSQRRENESHRNLCTKFCSTLAFFQDKLEYSPSLHDPLARTVKGDNKSQETYLKTVIQEEKDRILHEFSPGSTRSELRKWLRSDDQTAKKNVSAALVPGRGHKFGANHGNGRASPQERGQVRKRRQVEYSTCMHTLCIIRSVSLLGLMFPVMGWMFKASFLTVNALLVLLKIVIKAEELSTAISDFRVLMDSLALYLEHSQEERTVHFSVTNYSLVYLAYPALLTGCIGILTAFWHRRRIPDYRHRRSAYAVVLPLLVLNVLGAAVAVFWTHIVESLVDFVPLVHVTVSLESGGRTLLAAFACGACSCFIFLISAIGHARLSNLQKQDADLLLDHQQCSKLESAHNQDSSHPLPRGESSELTQAEPASGRSQDIEIISFPQSSCSDGWYLGHIGDLGDSYLAATDPHKLSHPIEDTRLSSSQTSEQLDCPSFRSDITGVRIKKGSGLLTNCYGRLSSSVMNFHRKKKIDRRRWRCDATEASRPLPSGCRPWLLAVLLACGGCSLMVACMLISVFHVSIDLHKDFQVLLARLEQSGKAVELGRHVLSQEDLTCDVIEAIAREVLLHYLSTLREIDFQPLTHAIKDLEAKIKNDVDTTLPFITAPCLVSLATASILVVYGAAAAKLLSPRSRSFLPMSAAASGTRRLALLSLTWFLHASLALTGPVANAATPDVVDLHVYLTPGFGLVIAAHVTVLLSKVLVVNIYILVE encoded by the exons ATGGCAGCGCTACTTCAAGGGGCTTCTGTAGTCCTGACAGTTAAAGAAAGGTCCACCTTTTCCTTTAGGGGAATGTCACAGTCGGATGTCTTCTTGCATTTGTTGTATTTCAT GTACCTGCTGCTGCGCCTGAGTGTGGCCCTTGTTGTTGTCATGGACACCATGAACGGCTCGCAGATACTGTTAGGGACTTGGCCGGAGTATGAcaaagaggaaggaaaagaacTCGACAAAAGTTTGAGAAACCATGTGGGAGGTAAACCAATGGAAGAGGGTGGTGAAGAGTGCACTCAGGGAGTAAAGAAACAGCTGGAAAGCATCGCATCCCGGAGTTCATTAGAAAAGACGACGAGGAGCCAGCAAAACGGCGACAACCTACCAACCACCAGTGGCGACTTCTTGGTGGACTCAGACGTCGTTAACGATGGAATCGCACGTTGTCGGACATCGTCCGGTGGACAGCGTGGACAAGACGGCCAAGCCTTGTCGACACTGCTCCCACCAGGCGTCAGATGGTTGTCTCGCGCAGGGCTCTATCTCACGCTCGCCTCCTCTGGTTCCGGAACAAAGAGGGCACAAGGGGCTGTGGCAGGTCCACTGCCGATCTTTGGACACTGCGTCGTCAGCATCGCGCTTGATTATTCAG GCTTCTTCCTGTACACCGCAGGAGTTGTGGCCCTGTTAGCAGCAGGCCTGGGGATCATTTTCCCTCGATGGCTGAGGACGCCCTGGGCACGAGATGTGATCCGCCCTGACGGTGACACGAACGACCGTCGCCAGACTGCACTCGACGCACGTGCCTCGCATCTTTGTACAGG ACATTGTAAAACACTGTCCAAAATAGTCTGCCTGCTGATGACGATTGTTATTGGAGTGGTGCACGTGCTCAGAATGTCCTCCACGGCGTCCTCAACGTGCTTAACGGCGTCCAGCATCACGTGCCCGCCTGAAAGAAGCAAAGGCCACTTGCACTCAAGGACGCCCCTAGATGCTGAATGTTGCATGTCCATTCTGCCACTGCCACCCGTGACATCTTGTTTTCTGCAGTCTTTGTCAGCAGCGACTTTGTGCGCATACGCTTCATCCTGGATCCTGGCAAACCTCGTCTCCGACCTCACGAGAAGACAACTTAAGAAGGCGTCGGGCTTGTTTGCTTCCCTGCTGTACCTGTGTTGCCTGAGTACCACGTGGTCACGTGAAACCGAAGCAGTGTCCGGTAATGTCATGACTAAAGAAGGTCAAAGTAATGTCACCGTTAGGATCACAGATGGGTACAACCAGCCCGCATCTCCAAACAATCAACCTGTACTCAATTCTTCTTCTACATTAAACATAGTATTATCCTTTCTTGATTCAGGACTGGCAACACTCATCTTACTAGCGACATCTGTAattcttcccctctctctttccctgaTCAGTCAGTACCCAGCGCTTAGACAGATGTTTCAGAAAACAAGAGAAGCactaaaagaaagacaacacgTGAAGTGCAAAAGCCATTCGGCtaacaatgaaaagaaaggtGAACACCGTtccagatttgttttttttaaccttctgcAAGCGATCGCCATGTTGGTCTCTTTCTGTGGCTTGGGTTTAGTCCTGGTGGCTTTTACTTTGCCTTGGGTAACAGTGATCACCAAGGCTGCTCCAGGATTCAGCTCTGTCGTGCACCACCTAAGAAGCTTGTCGACACAGCTAGAGGGTAACATGGCTGCCATGGATGCTCTTTTTAAACTACCCATCTGTTCTAGGGACAAAGTACGCATTCTCTCTTCCGAACTGACCCAATCCCATAAATCAATGGCCGGGATCCGTGTAGAAGAAATCGCCAGTTACTGCCAGTCTTATGTCTGCAAGAACACATCACACACGGTCTCGAGCCAGAGGCGAGAAAACGAAAGCCACAGAAATTTGTGCACCAAATTTTGTTCTACGTTGGCGTTCTTTCAAGATAAACTAGAATACAGCCCTTCGCTTCACGATCCTTTGGCTCGTACGGTGAAAGGCGACAACAAGTCTCAAGAAACGTATCTGAAGACCGTGATTCAAGAAGAAAAGGATCGGATTCTTCACGAATTTTCGCCTGGAAGCACGAGGAGCGAGCTTCGGAAGTGGCTGCGTTCGGACGACCAGACAGCCAAGAAAAACGTGTCTGCTGCTCTCGTTCCAGGAAGAGGTCACAAGTTTGGCGCCAATCATGGCAATGGCAGAGCTAGTCCTCAAGAGCGAGGGCAGGTGAGAAAACGTCGGCAGGTTGAATATTCGACCTGTATGCATACCCTGTGCATAATTCGAAGTGTCAGCTTACTGGGACTTATGTTTCCTGTGATGGGTTGGATGTTCAAGGCCTCATTCCTGACAGTCAATGCTCTCTTGGTGTTACTCAAGATAGTGATCAAAGCCGAGGAGTTGTCTACCGCCATCAGCGACTTCAGGGTCCTAATGGACTCGTTAGCACTGTACCTGGAACACAGCCAGGAGGAGCGGACGGTGCACTTCTCCGTCACTAACTACAGTCTG GTTTACCTCGCCTACCCGGCATTATTAACGGGTTGTATTGGGATTCTGACTGCCTTCTGGCACAGGAGGAGGATCCCGGACTATCGACATCGTCGTTCTGCGTATGCTGTTGTCTTGCCACTGCTGGTGCTCAACGTTCTCGGTGCGGCTGTCGCAGTGTTCTGGACGCACATC GTTGAATCTTTGGTTGATTTCGTCCCCCTGGTTCATGTGACAGTTTCTCTCGAGTCGGGTGGCCGGACTTTGCTGGCGGCTTTCGCCTGTGGCGCCTGCTCGTGCTTTATATTCTTGATCTCGGCCATCGGGCACGCTAGGCTGTCGAATTTGCAGAAGCAGGACGCCGATCTCCTGCTTGACCATCAGCAATGTTCAAAGCTAGAAAGTGCACATAACCAGGACAGCTCTCATCCTCTGCCGAGAGGCGAAAGTTCAGAGTTAACACAAGCTGAACCTGCCAGTGGACGCAGCCAAGACATTGAAATAATTTCCTTTCCCCAGTCGTCTTGTTCAGATGGTTGGTATCTAGGTCATATAGGGGACCTAGGGGATTCTTATCTTGCAGCCACAGACCCTCACAAACTCTCTCACCCTATAGAAGACACAAGGCTATCATCATCCCAAACATCTGAACAGCTGGACTGCCCCAGTTTTCGCAGTGACATCACTGGGGTGCGTATCAAGAAAGGCTCCGGATTGTTGACAAACTGCTATGGCCGTCTTTCCAGTTCTGTGATGAACTTTCACCGCAAGAAGAAGATCGACCGCCGCCGTTGGAGATGTGACGCCACAGAAGCAAGTCGCCCCCTGCCGTCTGGTTGTCGTCCCTGGCTTCTGGCCGTGCTCTTGGCGTGTGGAGGATGCAGCTTGATGGTGGCCTGCATGCTCATCTCTGTCTTTCACGTGAGCATCGACCTACACAAAGACTTCCAAGTCCTGTT GGCGCGCCTTGAGCAAAGTGGCAAGGCCGTTGAGTTAGGCCGCCATGTTTTGAGTCAAGAGGACCTCACGTGTGACGTCATAGAAGCCATTGCCCGCGAGGTCCTGCTTCATTACCTCAGCACGCTACGGGAGATCGACTTCCAGCCGCTCACGCACGCGATAAAGGATCTAGAAGCCAAGATAAAG AACGACGTGGACACAACCCTCCCTTTCATCACCGCTCCGTGTCTCGTTAGTCTGGCAACGGCCTCCATCTTGGTCGTGTATGGCGCTGCGGCAGCCAAGCTTCTGAGTCCGAGGTCGCGATCGTTCCTGCCGATGTCAGCAGCCGCCTCCGGCACTCGGCGTCTGGCGCTGCTGTCGTTGACGTGGTTTTTACACGCATCCCTCGCCCTCACCGGACCTGTTGCAAACGCTGCCACCCCGGATGTAGTCGACCTGCATGTGTACCTGACCCCTGGATTTGGCCTGGTGATTGCCGCCCATGTGACAGTGTTGCTGAGTAAGGTCTTGGTTGTGAATATTTATATACTTGTAGAATAA